The Sesamum indicum cultivar Zhongzhi No. 13 unplaced genomic scaffold, S_indicum_v1.0 scaffold00120, whole genome shotgun sequence DNA window ATCTAACGGTATTTCATCTCTAACTTTCCTTACTACCTCCAAAAACTCCGATTTTGCGTTCTCATACTGCTACAGGAAGAGTTGTTGCCGCAACGAGTGCTTTCTTAACGTGTAATTCGTCGCAAAAGCATTTCATTTATGAAGAATGAAGGTTTGTTGAATCGAAAAAAATCTCTTGAAAGTAATccgttattaatttatcaattaattaataccactttaaatcaataaattacgTGGTTccgatattattaatttatagagattttAATGTGGTGTGTATAGATATTAATTCATGTCACAAGCGAGCTATGGGTTTACAATTTGTTGGAGTGAATTTGTGTATAAATAGCAGCACTTAGTAATTCATTTGAATGTGAATTCATTATTGGAACTTAATTTCTCTGCTCATCAAAACATTTGAGTATTGTcataaaaatagagagagagagagagagagagagagagaagagatcAGATAGATGGGTGTAGTAATTTCCAAACAACTCCTTCTGCTCTCACTTCTCTTCCTAGTTTGCTTCATCTCAACCACTACTACTCGAGTCCCAGGTACTTAATTCACTTGTTTTTtcaactacatatatatactatccATTTCGTTATTAACACAACTCATCCAATTTGTGTATTGATCTGATTTGATTATTGCAGCAAGAAATGTAAGGAGGATTCTTCAATCCCCAAATCCAGCAAACGAGAGAGGAAAGGAGTCGATGGTGGTAGTGACGGAAGAGGAGGCGGGAGATGCTCAAGAATTAGCAGCAATGGATTACACTCCTGCACGAAAGAAAAGTCCCATTCATAACTAGATCATCAATACTAGCTAGCTACTGCCACTCAAATTTATCATACTTTTATCGGTTAATTGTGTTTTTCCATCTAAATTATGATTGTTTTTACACTggtatttaattctttttttgtttcaacttaccatctcaactttacactttgcccaaaaaatatcacatgtagtgtacatgtgatatttaaggattatgagatgtgattatttttcatagaTTCACAACATGTGAATTCTTTTGGCAaaagaatcaacaaaaaaagggGTTATGTATGGCAAAGTGCAATTTtacaaagttgagatgataaattgacacaaaaaaaaaattgatgacaATGTGTGAAAACGAACATAGTTtggatgacaaaatataatttaccctatttttattgatgcataattacacacatatatataattttcgatCACATGTATCAAGCAAAAAATAGTATGGTATGCATCGTACGTATTATTAGATACATACGTATACAAAAGAAAAGTGCATATATGAATTACGATTTGAGGGATATATGTTAATCAAGAAACATTAATGTCTTAATATATGTGCGCACCGCAATTATCATATATGATCAGCAATAATTctatatacaataatattgaatttttatattggaAATTATATAGCTGCTGTAATAATCTGatgttgaatttaattttagagcattctaaagatattttaaaagatttgaaatcGTAATTGACATTACTAATTGTATATGAGTAAATTAATCAGCtcgatttattttttcattgaacaatatttttcaatatataatttaggcattaaaattaagttaatatacaagaataaaaattatatgatatagcAGTTCTTTACAAAGTTAAGATTAGTGaggaaaagaagaggatggGGGGGACATATAATTAagataagggataattacaatcACTCTcccttgagatttggtgtaattacatataaattttctgtggtttgagaaattacatatagtacatttgaaatttattttcgtttGACAAATAAGTCTCCTATTGGTAAAAaatcactgaatttgctgatgatatttaacaaaagaaattgaatgaaaatttatatttgctctcgattaatttattacccgatttattacaggtcaaataattttttaggacTAAAATACCCACATAActgtgaaaatatacctcctcacatgcattaacgagtgaagacgtatgatgataatttgataataaaaagatttatttgacttgcagtAAGTCAGTGATAAGTCAACCGatagtaaatatagattttttcttttcatttttttttgttaatatcagcaaattcaatgaattttgactaacaaatgaatttatttgttagatgagaTTTAGTTGTACGAAATTTAGttggaaaaacaaaagtatATTGTTTTTTGCTTTAGATAATAGCATTTTATACCTTATTTTAAAGGATATTTGATTACTTTTTTCAACAACACTAAcgcataaatatttatacttcaAGGGCttgtttattaaataagtattGGCCATAAATTTCTCTGGGTGGACCATTTCCACAGCCCAACGATAGACCCATAAACCCACTCCAAAAAATGGGCCCAAACTTCTAGATTGTTCCAATCACAATAAACCCTAAATCaccatttttttctatataaatccAATCCCCCCAGCTCCTCTTCCTCCAGTCTGTCAAACTTAATTTCCTTAATTGTTGTTTCACGCTAACAATTTTCTCAGTGATTGTGTTCATGATCGTAGATTGCATTGATAATTTGGcgaatttttcttattttttgtcgAGAGTTTTTGTCATCGATGATGAGAAATTCAAGGCCGGTTTCTCAAAAAACATTCGCAGCGGCCGCCTGAGAACTTTCGCCTTTCGCCGGGCTTGAGAGTTTCTGCTGCTCCCATCCTTCCTTGGATGTCTGAGATTGTTCCAATACTACATGTATGTTGTTTATTTACGTTTTCGTATGTGCTTTTTTGTAGATATTATACATGCGTATGTACATGGATTCATGGTTttggatatatataatgtCTTCTTTTCTGTAATTGGGGAAATAGTTGGGACTTGGATGTCTGCCCCTCTGGCGTGGAAGATTCAGGGAGCTTGGGGGATGAACAAGTCCCTCGAATACAGAGTTTCCCGAATCCATCCCTATTTTAGCCAGCATTTGCACTTAAAGAGTTTTTTGCTGGCCATGCAGGGATGGGAAATTAATTgatcattattttttggttgtttattaaggtttaattaattgtcgGATTATGTCGATGATGATAAATCCAAAGGCTTGTTTCTCAGAACATTCGCAGTGGCCGCCTGAGAGCTTTCGCCTTTCGCCGGGCTTGAGAGCTTCTGCTGCTTTACTTCCTTCCTTGGATGTCTGAGACTAATTTTACTCTATTTCATAAGTCTTTCTTGCAATAAGCTGTtgctttcttgtttgtttccctCCCATTCTGGTTAATGAATTTATGATAttgtacataaaaaaaatagaatgaagACATCCTgctaaaatgatattaaacaATCATGAAGGAATGCTGGAGGTATTGTTTCATCCGTGCATCGCAGGAAATGGAGCAGTGAAGATGCAAATTCCCTGCCTATGAAGACATGAAAGGCAGCTGAGCAAATGCGAATAGGAGAGAAGGATAGGTTGAATAGGCAATAGAACAGAACAACTGCAACTGCAAGGGCATTTCTCTCCAGCTGCAAAAGAGCAAATGCGAGAGTATCTGCTGGAACAATTTCCATGTCTTGGCACTTTCACCATTCTGTTAACAAGCTACATATGTAATAGATATCTTTCATGAGTTGATGATattctttctgaaaagaaTTGAATCCCTAAGCTGTCATTATTATTGTAAGAACCCATTGTTGTTATATTCATGAATTTCCAACCATTTTCGAGATCTCgacttttttcaagaaatcccACTTTGCCaccttgtaattttttatgaacatGGACTGTAACATTTGTTATCCCACCTTAATGCTGGTTAAGTCCTTGATTCCTCTAAAGTTGGTGGATacatgcttatatatatatatatatatgcgtaattgattaaagttttaaaacatattattttaaaatcatatgtcttaattgaataaatacaaaatattgaaagaaatagaagaaattaTAAGAAGTCATCGGAAAAAGAGTGAAAGAAGATAAAGCAATGTGAAggttcaaatttgaaaaaagaaaaaattgggaAGTTGAGAtgaggaaaacaaaaataagttaaaaattaaaagatggCAGCtttaacaaaagaaagacaCAAAAAAGGTATAGACAGCCTTCTCAGGGTGTGCAAATTTTGTTTAGCATGGAGGAACAGCAACATCATTTCTTTCTCggattttgttttctttagcATGGAGGTTGGTGTTACACAAGTCGGATGTTTTTCTCACTCAAATTCCTATTAAACTGTtgccaaattaatttttgtccgGTACGTATAGagttattttacttttgattctttacctttttaaaaatatatatttgatcctgtaatttttatatttttgacatatttaatgctataatcatataatcgtcgattttaattctgtatgtatttcaattaaacATATTTGATCTTGTATGTTTTTCAAACGCGAtacttttagttctttatTAACTAGAGGAAAGAAATggcaaaaaatattgaagcgAACCTGCATAATAAGAATAGGGGTGCAAGATGAGTCGAGCTGACTCACAAACATTAGAGCTATAttccttattattattatttatttttaaatattacttaagtacatatttaatattatatcaagtttatattcaaaattcactacaatttagaattattagttaatatatcacttattttaattttatataataataagatatactatttttatttatattgtttaaaaacaaacttaagcaataatttaataagttctgatacttttttttgtaaataaatatttaaaattcaccataaattagaattattagttaatatctCATATTCTAGTTTTAAATGATGTGAAATGTGataatttagtttatataatccaaaaatcaagtttaatcaataatttagtatattttgtaatttttttataaatacatatttgattaatgtatataaattttatcgtcataatttcaatatccactgcaataaaatgcatttatatataaattcaccATATGTTAGAATGGTTAGTCAATgtatcatattttagttttagatgatattaaaatacggtattttggtttatatcgtctaaaaacaagcttaataaaaaattagtacgttttgataatttctttgtaaataaatatttaatataagacatatgaattttatcattacaATTTCAATCCATCACGACAAAAAGCATTTATTCgctatatattagaattattagtccatatctcatattttgattttagataatgttaaaatatgtattttagtttatactatctaaaataagcttaatcaataatttagtatattttaatcatttttataaataaatatttaatataatgcatatgaattttatcgttataatttcaatatccactaaaataaaatattatgtttaaaattcatcataaattagaatcattagttaatatctcatattttaactttagatAATACCAAAGTATGGTATTttgatttgtattatttaaaaataagcttaatcaataatttaatacgttttgataaattttttataaataaatatttaatataatatatatgaattgtaCTGTTATGTACTATccattataataaaatacagtTGTTATTAGTTATcttaattctatatttatttgatgtatataaataaatatattagttatatctatatttattaaataaataaatcaacaaagtaatttattaaaattaaaattagaaataaaaaagaaaagctaaaAAGGTAGTAAATATGCAATGTGAGAAATTGAGAACTGTCTCTTCACTATTGAGAAGTGAGAACTCTTTCTCTCTGTCTGTCGCGCgaagtgaagaaaaaattcCATATCTCTAGCTTCATGTCCACGAATCCATCGGCACACGGCACACcttccaagaaaaaattccATATTCCTTAACTcgtgatttttgtttttgctaaATTTCTTTTAACGTTTGTAGAAGAAATTTTCTGAGCAAGTTTTGCGTTCAAGGTGATTGATGAAATGCCTGATTGAATTTTTGTCCACATTGTTAGGTTGTTATTGGACTTTGGCTGGATTTTTGTTATCGTTCTTGTGAGTGTCTGTGTTGTTTAAGCAATCCTTTTGATTTGGAGATGATCTTTTGTTCCTGATTTTTGCTGGGCCAATTGATTATAAGGTTCAAACGATTTGAGATGGGCGTGGGTAGAAGGATTCAAGTGGAAATTTTGGTGATGGAATACTGCAACTTTGAGCTTAATGTTCAAACTggtgtaatggattttgatcgAAATATTGATTAGGTTAAGTTTTGGAGTGGAATGAGTTCTGCTGTCCTTCCTAAACATGTAGCCGCCGTCATAAGATACCAGAAAGACCCATTAAGGGCTCTGGAGATGTTTAATACGGTGAAGAAGGAAGATGGCTACAGACACACTTTGTTAACTTATAAATGCATGGTTGAAAAGCTTGGTAGCTATGGGGAGTTTGAGGCCATGGAGAATATTGTGGCGGAGATGAGGGAAGAATTTGATAACAGGTGGTTGGAAGGAGTGTACATTTGTGTCATGAGAAATTATGGGAGGAAAAGGAAGATTCAAGAAGCCGTCAATGTGTTTGAGAGGATGGACTTTTATAATTGTGAGCCGACAGTTTTTTCGTACAATgttattatgaatattttggtGGAAAATGGGTATTTTAATCAGGCCCATAAAGTTTATATGAGACTGAAAGATAAAGGGATTGCACCtgatgtatatacatatacaattAGGATAAAATCATTTTGTAGAACAAATCGGCCGCATGCTGCTCTCAGGCTTCTGAATAACATGCCTTCTCAGGGATGCAAGTTTAACTCGGTAACATACTGTACAGTGATAAGTGGATTTTATGAAGGCGATTATAGAATGGAAGCCTATGGTTTGTTTGATCAGATGCTTAGGCTTGGGATAGTCCCTAATGTTGCTACGTTTAATAAGCTATTACATACACTTTGTAAGAAGGGAGATGTAAAAGAGAGTGAAATACTACTAGATAAGGTTCTTAAAAGGGGTGTGTTTCCAAATTTATTCACGTTTAACATCTTCATCCAAGGTCTTTGCAAGAAAGGCTTGCATGATGAGGCTGCCAGGATGTTGGATGGTGCGATGGGAGAAGGTCTTTGTCCTGATGTTGTGACATATAATACACTTATATGTGGCTTGTGCAAGAACTCAAAAGTGGTGGAAGCAGAGAATTACATGAATAAAATGGTCAATAGTGGTCTGAAGCCTGATGCTTTCACATACAATACAATTATTGATGGATACTGCAAACTGAATATGGTGCAAAAGGCAGACAAGATTCTTCTTGATGCACAATTTAGAGGGTTTGTGCCCGACGAGTTCACATACTGTTCCTTATTGAATGGGTTGTGTGAGGATGGTGACATAGACAGGGCCATAAGCATATTTAGTGAAGCTGCTGGAAAAAGAGTAAAGCCTAATGTTATTCTCTACAACACTTTAATTAAAGGATTGTGTAGACAGGGACTAATTTTCGAAGCATTGCACTTGATGAATGAGATGCAGCAAAATGGTTGCAGTCCTGATATCTGGACctataatttagttataaatggcATGTGCAAGATGGGCTGTTTAGCTGATGCAAGTACTGTTATGAATGATGCTATCACCAAAGGGTTTCTTCCAGACATATTCACCTTTAATACTTTGATTGATGGTTACTGCAAACAGTTAAAGATGGGTGAGGCACTTGAAATTGTCAACACCATGTGGGAGCATGACATTACTCCAGATATCATCACATATAACATCATATTGGATGGGCTCTGCAAGTGTTCGAGTTCTGATAATGTATTGGAAACTTTCAAAGCAATGATGGAGAAGGGTTGTATACCCAATGTTATTACTTATAACATACTCATAGAGAGTTTTTGCAAAGCTCGAAAACTGGCGATAGCTGTAGAGTTTTTTACTGAGATTCAGCAAAGTGGTATGCATCCAGATACGGTAACTTTTGGTACCTTGATCAATGGTTTTTGTGAAAATGGGGATTTAGATGAAGCCTATGTATTGTTCAGAAGGATGGAAAAACAGTATAAACTTTCCCCTACATTAGCAACATATAATATCCTGATCAATGCATTTTCCGAAAGGTTGAGTATGGATATGGCGGCAAAACTATTCCATGAAATGGGTGATAGTGGCTGTCCACCAGATAACTACACTTACCGCTGTATGATAGATGGTTTCTGCAAAACTGGAAACATTGATTCTGGATATCGCTTTCTTCTTGACGACATTATGAAAGGGTTCATCCCATCACCAACAACATTTGGACGAGTGCTGAATTGCCTATGTGTGAAGCACAGATTGCGTGAGGCAGTTGAAATCATACACCTTATGGTGCGCAAGGGTGTTGTCCCTGAAGCTGTGAACACGATCTTTGAAGCTGACAAGAAACAAGTTGTAGCACCTAAGATAGTTGTTGAAGACTTGTTGAGGAAGTCACATATAACTTATTATGCCTATGAACTCTTGCATGAAGCTATTAGAGATAAGAATCTGTTAAAGAAAAAGCATGGTTCTAGAAATGGCCACTCTTAACTATTCAAAAGTTTCAATGGGAACTGAGAGATGTGCCTCTGGCGTTATTTTACTGGAGATTGCATCATGGGACATTGATGAAGAGTAACTGCTTATGTCATGGTACCTTGTGTTACTATTTTAGTTCGTTATCTTGTTGTTTCCAGGCCAAGTAATACATTCTTATTGGCGTTTCAGGATTTTTGTGGATGGTGAAGAAATCTATCAACAGTTCCGCTGCTGGTTGTATAGGTATTAGTAGCATCTTATGAGCCAAATAGAATTAAACATTTTAATCATTTGGCTTAAATTGTTCTATTGATCTGACAAGAGTTGTTTTGATTGTAAGATCTGCCCTTATGGTACTTGCATTTGGAGTGAATTTggaccaaaaaattatatttctgaGTGGAGGTAATATGGAGGTAACTGACTTCTATAACTTTAAACAGGTCAATACGAAGGGTTTGGATGGTCTTTAAGGACCTATATATGTTGGAACTGGATGTGTCTTTAGAAGGCAAGCTCTCTACGGATATGATGCTCCAGCCAAGAAGAAACCACCTAGCAAGACTGTAACTACTGGCCCAAGTGGTGCTGTTTTGTTGTGGTTCTAGAGAGAAGAAGggaggaaaaacaaagaaagataaaaaaaagaagttaaaGCACAAAGAGGCCTCCAAGCAGATACATGCTCTTGAAACCATTGAAGAAGGTATAGAAAAAGGTAAAACTTTAGTTTGAGAAAACCAAAATTTACTGTCTTTACaccaaagaaagaaacaag harbors:
- the LOC105179036 gene encoding putative pentatricopeptide repeat-containing protein At1g74580, producing MSSAVLPKHVAAVIRYQKDPLRALEMFNTVKKEDGYRHTLLTYKCMVEKLGSYGEFEAMENIVAEMREEFDNRWLEGVYICVMRNYGRKRKIQEAVNVFERMDFYNCEPTVFSYNVIMNILVENGYFNQAHKVYMRLKDKGIAPDVYTYTIRIKSFCRTNRPHAALRLLNNMPSQGCKFNSVTYCTVISGFYEGDYRMEAYGLFDQMLRLGIVPNVATFNKLLHTLCKKGDVKESEILLDKVLKRGVFPNLFTFNIFIQGLCKKGLHDEAARMLDGAMGEGLCPDVVTYNTLICGLCKNSKVVEAENYMNKMVNSGLKPDAFTYNTIIDGYCKLNMVQKADKILLDAQFRGFVPDEFTYCSLLNGLCEDGDIDRAISIFSEAAGKRVKPNVILYNTLIKGLCRQGLIFEALHLMNEMQQNGCSPDIWTYNLVINGMCKMGCLADASTVMNDAITKGFLPDIFTFNTLIDGYCKQLKMGEALEIVNTMWEHDITPDIITYNIILDGLCKCSSSDNVLETFKAMMEKGCIPNVITYNILIESFCKARKLAIAVEFFTEIQQSGMHPDTVTFGTLINGFCENGDLDEAYVLFRRMEKQYKLSPTLATYNILINAFSERLSMDMAAKLFHEMGDSGCPPDNYTYRCMIDGFCKTGNIDSGYRFLLDDIMKGFIPSPTTFGRVLNCLCVKHRLREAVEIIHLMVRKGVVPEAVNTIFEADKKQVVAPKIVVEDLLRKSHITYYAYELLHEAIRDKNLLKKKHGSRNGHS